The following are from one region of the Coffea eugenioides isolate CCC68of chromosome 2, Ceug_1.0, whole genome shotgun sequence genome:
- the LOC113759763 gene encoding uncharacterized protein LOC113759763: protein MCGVPIPRSISSTLIVLLPKVDASRTFSDFRPISLCTFVNKVFTKILSNRLKSVMPLLISPEQSAFAQSKEISDNVLIAQDMVAGLDRRTRGHNIIFKLDKIKAFDHVSWEFLSRLLLRLGFPSHFVALVLNNLCSAWFSVLINGKPHGFFQAGRGIKQGDSLSPFLFILVSEALSRGLGSLLAEGKLKAYAQPQSTVPISHLAFADDIVIFTTADRRTVRHLIDFLEVYQRGSGIEALNNQTNGLPPEPASLGCCLYKGRTKREYFQPLVDKDATQVCGLEEQDALSGGPLNLDQTCSSCNTAIHLYSSGALQNDSKPDSSDYGSFFLGGGRWARQAALEELECTLPTHRTQWPRSLTARGRLLCFWVQTMVEAAKWRHALDPLWSTAVTHPFGSITGPLGHGKQALHLPAISIAELRAKRQWRLDRVGVALTSEERRRVLASTLLPSHRADRVVWQLSTVSVFKVASALERLQSPSNPLISCKLIWNQRIPLKISIFMWRLLNNLLPFPDILRQFGFHLPSKCPFCPSEDMLTHCFVDCQTACQVWCWFEHALHLNAGAADSLFLKLQGWWMHSSGKTLFATFAHLLLVFICWELWKARTKAVFENMVSSPEQACRRIVTLVNLIGEAHPWPYSAPHDPIFCRLGVKVVATQLQRCTCVSLSWSFPPYPYAKLNVDGSSFGNPGFAGGGGILRDHIGRVLRAFSTFYGPRTNMESEAMALLEGLRLSMSLGLPKLIVHMDSKQVLQMVQ from the exons ATGTGTGGCGTTCCCATACCGAGGAGCATATCAAGCACCCTCATTGTGCTTCTCCCGAAAGTTGATGCTTCTCGAACCTTCTCTGACTTTCGCCCCATCAGCTTATGTACATTCGTCAATAAAGTATTCACCAAAATACTAAGCAATCGGCTCAAATCTGTCATGCCTTTGCTTATCTCCCCGGAGCAATCAGCGTTTGCCCAGAGCAAGGAGATCTCTGATAACGTTCTGATCGCCCAAGATATGGTCGCGGGTCTCGACAGACGAACTCGGGGCCATAACATAATCTTCAAACTAGACAAGATAAAGGCGTTTGACCATGTATCATGGGAATTTCTATCCCGCCTCCTCCTCCGTTTGGGTTTTCCCTCTCATTTTGTGGCGTTGGTGCTCAATAACCTCTGCTCCGCTTGGTTCTCCGTACTCATTAATGGGAAGCCGCATGGTTTCTTCCAGGCAGGCCGTGGCATAAAGCAAGGGGACTCCTTAtcgccttttcttttcattttggtaTCCGAAGCGCTCAGCCGCGGCCTTGGCTCCCTACTGGCAGAGGGGAAACTCAAGGCCTATGCACAACCGCAAAGCACGGTGCCGATCTCCCACCTAGCCTTTGCGGATGACATCGTCATTTTCACCACAGCGGACCGCCGGACAGTGCGCCACCTTATCGATTTCTTAGAGGTCTACCAACGGGGCTCAGG CATAGAAGCGCTTAATAACCAGACTAACGGGCTTCCGCCAGAACCAGCTTCCCTCGGTTGTTGTCTCTACAAGGGCAGGACCAAACGAGAGTACTTCCAACCCTTGGTTGACAAGGATGCAACGCAAGTTTGTGGGTTGGAAGAACAAGATGCTCTCAGCGGGGGGCCGCTTAATCTTGATCAAACATGTTCTAGCTGCAATACCGCAATACACCTTTACAGTTCAGGAGCTCTCCAAAACGATTCTAAGCCAGATTCGTCAGATTATGGCTCgttttttttggggggaggCAGATGGGCGAGACAAGCGGCACTGGAGGAACTGGAGTGCACTTTGCCAACCCACCGCACACAATGGCCTAGGTCTTTAACAGCTCGAGGACGTTTGCTTTGCTTTTGGGTGCAAACTATGGTGGAGGCTGCGAAGTGGCGCCATGCTCTGGACCC ACTATGGTCCACGGCGGTAACGCATCCTTTTGGTTCGATAACTGGCCCGCTCGGTCACGGGAAACAAGCTCTCCATTTACCTGCCATCAGTATCGCGGAGCTACGAGCAAAGAGGCAGTGGCGACTTGATCGGGTTGGGGTGGCTCTCACCAGTGAGGAGCGGCGGCGAGTCCTAGCGTCCACGCTTCTCCCCTCGCACAGGGCGGACCGCGTGGTCTGGCAACTCTCCACAGTAAGCGTTTTCAAAGTGGCTTCGGCGCTGGAGAGACTTCAGTCTCCTTCCAACCCCTTAATATCTTGCAAACTCATTTGGAACCAACGCATACCGCTCAAGATCTCCATATTCATGTGGCGCCTACTCAATAACCTGCTGCCTTTCCCAGACATCCTCAGACAGTTTGGCTTCCATTTGCCGTCCAAGTGCCCTTTCTGCCCTAGTGAGGATATGCTAACCCATTGCTTTGTCGACTGCCAAACAGCGTGCCAAGTCTGGTGTTGGTTTGAACATGCCCTCCATTTAAATGCTGGTGCAGCGGACTCCCTTTTTCTCAAGCTGCAGGGCTGGTGGATGCACTCCTCTGGCAAGACACTTTTTGCCACCTTCGCCCACCTCTTGCTGGTGTTCATTTGCTGGGAACTATGGAAAGCTCGGACCAAGGCGGTGTTTGAAAACATGGTGTCTTCGCCAGAGCAGGCCTGCCGTCGGATAGTAACATTAGTGAATCTGATTGGCGAGGCTCACCCGTGGCCTTATTCGGCTCCTCATGATCCTATCTTCTGCCGCCTAGGAGTGAAAGTGGTGGCAACTCAGCTGCAGCGTTGCACATGCGTTTCCCTCTCTTGGTCTTTTCCCCCTTATCCTTATGCGAAACTGAACGTGGATGGCTCCTCTTTCGGCAATCCGGGCTTCGCAGGGGGAGGAGGGATTTTACGTGATCACATTGGCAGAGTCTTACGGGCTTTCTCCACCTTCTACGGACCACGTACCAACATGGAATCAGAGGCTATGGCCCTGCTGGAGGGACTTCGCCTGTCTATGTCCCTAGGGCTGCCAAAACTTATTGTGCACATGGACTCAAAACAAGTGCTCCAGATGGTGCAATAG